The DNA window TCCAGTGCAAGCCGCTCCAATTTTGCGAAAAGCGGCGCAATTGTCCTCGAAGAGAACGTCTCCTTGGTCTCGGAAGGCGGCCTCAAAGGCAGACCAAGCGCAATGAGGCGGGGCCGAGCTGCCGTGATCTAAACCTCCGAAAACCATTACGCCGCCTGGCTTCAAAAGGCTCCAGCCCTGACAGGCGGCAGACAGGAGTTCATGCGGCGGATTTTCGCAGGCAGCCAAATGGATAAAGTCGAAGCTCTCCCAGTAGTCGTCGCTAGCAATCATCCAAGCGAGAACTTCCGCGAAGTTACCGTGGTAGAGTTCGATACCTCGTCCGTCCTGGCGGCGGGTAAGATTCTCCACAAAGGCCTCTCGAGTTTGCACCGAAAGCTCGTTGGCGGGATTGTGGAGCTCAACACAGTGGACTTCGCTTGCGGGATGGGTGAAGAGAATGTCCAACATCACATTCGCGCTCACGCCATCTGATGCTCCAATCTCAAGTGCTCTCACTGGTTCCTCCGAGGCGAACCAGATTTCCCAGCGCTCCAGATCTTCCCGGAACCATCCCGTATTTTTTATTCCACGATAGCCCTTCGCAATCTCGCGCCAGTAGCCGCTTCTGGCCACCGTTTGGCGCGGGCCAATGCATGCCAAGCCGCGGGAGCTCGGTAGACGACGCACAGGGTATCCGGCCGCCTCCAGGTCCGCCAATAGGTCCACGGCATTGCGCGCCCGCGTATCGTGGAGCAGCACTTGATCCGCGACGGAAAGCCCGAAGGTACACACCGCTTCCAAGTTCCCAGCCCGCCCCGGGAAAATGGCATTCACGAGGACAAAGTCCGGTCGAAAAACAACGTCATCGGGGCGCGGCATGCCACCTTTCTGTGGTGCACGGATCTCCACTTCTCGCTCTTGGTGAAGCCCCCGGCATACGTGGTTCCGCCATTCGGGGTCGGCTTCGAGCGAGAGCACTCGACATCCTGCATCGAGCAGTGCAAGCGTCGAATTCCCGCAACCGATTTCCACTACCGTCCGCGCGCCGCTGCGTCTGCAGAAGCGCACGAGCCACGCATATTCTTCGCATTGGAGGGACCAGTCAGCGAAGGCCGCCACGGAGAACCGCGGCATACCGGCAAGATTCAGAGGCTCCAGTCGAGGCGATGGCGGCTGCGGGTGTGTGCAAATCAATTCGTGGGCGGGCTCCGTTTTCACAGGGTGACAGACACCGGCGGCGACCTCTTTCACAATCGGCCGGAAGCGAAAAACCGTAAGCAGTCGGCGGAAGTCGCGGCTACGCATCCAGTCCAGACAGCGCAGATCCGCTTGATTTGCCAAGGTGGGGAAGAGGATCTCGTGAAAGGTGAAGCAGCCGTGTTTCTCCCGGAAGTCCAGCGCCGCGCGGATAAGCCGCGCACTTTTGCGGCTGAGTGGCTTGAAGGCGCGCCATGGATCACGAAACCAAGGTTCAGCAAGATTCCAGTGATCCCAAGCTGGATCGCTTTCTCGGGAGACTACATCAATGCCGGAGAAATCCGCGCCGGAAGCTGCGGTCTCCCTTACCAGCGCCTCGAAGAAAGAGGGGTTTCCCGCCACGTCATCCTCCACGAACCAGACTGCCTCGTCCTGCTGAAGGGTCCTCTCGAGATGATACATCGCGCGCGACCATGCTGTAATGATGGGAAAAGGGGATGAGTTGCTCATCAGTCCTCCGTATCCCTTCACCACGTCGTCGCCATACCAGATGCCGTTCTCGCCCGGGCTATCAAGGATTATCTCCGCCTGCCCAAGCGGAGAGAGGAGCTGCCGCAATCGCCGTGCCGCCGGACTGTCTTGGCGCGCTAGAATGAGGAAGCGTTCCTTTATAGGCCTGTCTGTTGTGTCCGGCTCTTGCCTCGGCCCAAGGGCCTTACGCAACGCAGTCTTCTCCGGCTCCAATCCTCGGTCCATCTCGATGGCTTTGCCGATCGTGCATTCGAAATCGTCCAAGGGTTCGCCTCCCCCCTTCGCCTCCGGCCGCCAGCGGGAAACTTCCGCCGCATCAACTACCACGCCGCTTTCGCCTGCCCAGGGAGGCGTGATCCGAACTGAATCCCAAGAGTGGAAGGATATATCCACATCTCCGAGCTTCGCCAACGGTCCGGTGACATGCTCGCGCAGACTATCCGCCGCAGGACGCAGGCTGTGGTGGACCATGCCACGGAAGATGATCGGGTTCGGACCCTTACTCATGACGGGGAAAGGTGATTCCGAGTGCATTATCTGCTTGTCATTGTCTCGCCGCGGCGAGACACGTGGTGAAATCTGAGCATTAGGTGGGGTATTGCCATCGCGGCGACCCCAGCAAGCTGTCGTTGGCCGGATCATCAGCGTCTATTTTCGGAACATCTTGAGCCAAAGTTTCCCCAAAGTTCACCCCATCGTGTCACTTGATTACCTGATTGAGCCTGGAGCCTTGCTCCTGTGGTTTGTGAGGGGATCAGATATGGGTAAATCGGGCCTATATCAAGCATAGTCTTGTTGGAATCCCCGCATTTCCTCGATTGCATGCACCGAAACCAACTTCAATTCCATGTGGAAGGTGGACGCATCCACAAGACGCTTCTGACCCAATACGAAAACCGTGGGGATTGCGCGTTCGAGTTCTTACAGGATTTAGTGCTGAACTGGCCGCACCTTTTTGAGGGGAGAGATGGCTCGGTTTTTTATGGGGATTCGCCGCCCTCGGTGGATCTCGCGATGAGAGCGTTAAATTTTTGCAGCGCCACACTGACAGGCAATAATGGACCCTGGTTGCCATTTCCCTGTACCTATGCGTTTTGCTGGCCGCAGATCGGCGTGCCGGATGCAGAGGCTATGATGGAAGAGATGCTGGAGGACGAGCGGGAATGGGCTTATCCAAAGGTCTTCTCGATCGGCACCATGCAGTATCCTGTGCGCGGAAAGCTGGCGAAAGCCTATCCGGATCGGCTTGATGTCGAGCGGAGCCGCATTGATCCGATGTCTCTCGTTTCAAAAACCAGACAGGTCTCGCTGCCGGACCACCGGCTCTTCAAATATTGGGTCGATTGCCCCGGGCGAGGCTACTCTGCTCGCCTCAAGTGGCTGTTGGCCACCGGACGGCCTGTGCTTGTAGTGGGGCGAGATGGAGCTCTGGTTCCATTTCGTGCCGGTTGCGGCGGATCTTTCCGATCTGCTGGAACATCACGCACGGCTGGAAGAAGATCTCGACCTCTATGCACGGATTTCCCGGAACGGCAGGGCATGTGCCGCGCGCAGGCTGCGGGTGGAGGACGAGTTGGTCCATGTTACAAAGCGGTTGAGCAAAGCACTTGGCCTACCACTGGACACGGTAGAGAAAGATGTCCGTTGCGATCCATAATATGAACGGAACGAAAGAACAATTGGAAGAGTTCCTGATATCCGGTGAGGAGTATCGCTGGTTCATCGACCCGGAAGTGCATCTCGACGGAAACTGGGAGGATTTTCGCGGGGCCTTTATACGGTGTGACGCGGACCTCCTGGCCACCGTAGTGCGGGCAGGACCGGAGGACCCTACTTGGAATTGGTGGCCTTCCTTGAAGCAAAGAGGCCAGCCCGTGGCAGTGACCGAAGGGGTTGCCGCGCTGCTGCCTCTGATGCGTCTCAGCAGCCGTGCGGCGGAAGCGATCCTTGCCGGGATTGCGAATGGCTGGGAAGGGCATCCTGAGGCACTGATTCCGACGCTGGTGAGCTTGGCGGAGCTCAAGATAGAGGACATTGGCGGCTTGGGGAGTTTCACACCGGAAGAACGGCAGAGGCGATGGTACGGTGAGCGGACTTGGCATTGGCGGGGACCGGTGGAACACGTGCCGGGGATGTTGCATTTCCCCGTTCCAACCGCGCAGCGTGACTTGGCTCCCGTGCGTCTCACTCCCGCTACCGTCCCGCCGCGCATGCTCTACGTTTCGCCGGTCGGCGCCCCGGCATCGAGTCTGTTGCCAATTACGCTGGACGTCTTCCGGAATGCTGGTGCGGATTGCCTCCTGCTACAGTACGACGAGGCGGAACTGGGAATTCCGGAGGATGTACGGGCGATCCGTGACCGAGACTACAAATGGCCCTTGGCTTACCGCAATCTCCACCCCGATGTGGTCGCGGACTACGACTACGTATTCTTCTGGGACGACGATTTGGGAATCAAAGGATTCGATCCGGCAAGGTTCGTCAGGATCATGCAGATAAACCATCTGGCAATGGCGCAGCCGGCGATCGAATCACCCCATTGTCTTTCCCACGCGATCACGTCCCGCAAGCCGTGTCCGCCATGGCGAGGGTCGGAGGGAACAGCTCCAAGGAGGATCGTGGGAAGGCTCACGAATTTCGTGGAAATCATGGCACCAGTATTCACGCGGGACGCGTGGCGGACGGTCTACTCATATGTAGATCCTGGCAGCCACAGCGGATGGGGTTACGACTATATCCCGGTGGGGGCGAAGGGCATTGTGGATGCGCTTCCCGTGGTGCATACTCGCGCTGTGCAATCGTTTAACAGCAAGTCTCAGGGAGAGTTCGAGTGCTTCTTATACAGCCAAGGGCTCTTCGCCCACCCGCACACCGAGTACGGGTGGCTGTTCGAGTAAGGTGCGAATTTCGCCTCTAATCCTTCTGGTGGAGTTTCACCGCACCGTCCCCCCAGACTGATGCCGTCAATCAGGTCAAATCCTTGCGCCGGTCAGTGGCTGGGCCTTGCCTCGCTTGGGAGGACGCCAGCGGGCGAGAAGCTATCTCCGGAAAACTTGGTGAGGACGATGAAACGGATACGGCTGTGGATCCCTTCGAAATCAGAAGACCTCGTCTAGAACTTCACATTCGTCCACTCGTGCGATCGCAGTGTTTACGATTTGTTCGATCTCCCCGGCAAGCTCTTGGGGCGAGTCACGGAGATGTTCGTATGTAGCAAGGACTTGTCCGCCAATCGAAGGAAGCCGTGACCGGCAGCTATCGCACCTCGGCCAATAGAA is part of the Luteolibacter sp. Y139 genome and encodes:
- a CDS encoding DUF707 domain-containing protein codes for the protein MSVAIHNMNGTKEQLEEFLISGEEYRWFIDPEVHLDGNWEDFRGAFIRCDADLLATVVRAGPEDPTWNWWPSLKQRGQPVAVTEGVAALLPLMRLSSRAAEAILAGIANGWEGHPEALIPTLVSLAELKIEDIGGLGSFTPEERQRRWYGERTWHWRGPVEHVPGMLHFPVPTAQRDLAPVRLTPATVPPRMLYVSPVGAPASSLLPITLDVFRNAGADCLLLQYDEAELGIPEDVRAIRDRDYKWPLAYRNLHPDVVADYDYVFFWDDDLGIKGFDPARFVRIMQINHLAMAQPAIESPHCLSHAITSRKPCPPWRGSEGTAPRRIVGRLTNFVEIMAPVFTRDAWRTVYSYVDPGSHSGWGYDYIPVGAKGIVDALPVVHTRAVQSFNSKSQGEFECFLYSQGLFAHPHTEYGWLFE